A window of the Eulemur rufifrons isolate Redbay chromosome 6, OSU_ERuf_1, whole genome shotgun sequence genome harbors these coding sequences:
- the MSANTD4 gene encoding myb/SANT-like DNA-binding domain-containing protein 4, whose protein sequence is MKQLKRKRKSNFSVQETQTLLKEITKRKEVIFSKQLNTTINVMKRMAWEEIAQCVNAVGEGEQRTGTEVKRRYLDWRALMKRKRMKANIKLVGSGFPLPSSDLDDSLTEEIDEKIGFRNDANFDWQNVADFRDAGGSLTEVKVEEEERDPQSPEFEIEEEEEMLSSVIPDSRRENELPDFPHIDEFFTLNSTPSRSAYDEPHLLVNIEKQKLELEKRRLDIEAERLQVEKERLQIEKERLRHLDMEHERLQLEKERLQIEREKLRLQIVNSEKPSLENELGQGEKSLLQPQDIETEKLKLERERLQLEKDRLQFLKFESEKLQIEKERLQVEKERLRIQKEGHLQ, encoded by the exons atgaagcagctgaaaagaaaaaggaaaagcaattttaGCGTTCAAGAGACTCAGACCCTTTTGAAAGAAATTAcgaaaaggaaagaagtcattttttctaAGCAGCTCAACACAACAATTAACGTGATGAAACGAATGGCTTGGGAGGAGATTGCGCAGTGTGTGAATGCCGTAGGAGAAGGAGAGCAGAGGACAGGGACGGAAGTGAAAAGAAGGTACCTTGACTGGAGAGCACTTATGAAGAGAAAGAGGATGAAGGCCAACATTAAGTTAGTTGGTTCCggctttccccttccctcctctgatTTAGATGACTCTCTCACTGAAGAGATAGATGAAAAGATAGGGTTCCGAAACGATGCAAATTTTGACTGGCAAAATGTGGCAGATTTCAGGGATGCAGGTGGATCCTTAACCGAGGTCaaagtagaagaggaagaaagggatcCCCAGAGTCCTGAA tttgagattgaggaggaagaagaaatgttGTCATCAGTCATACCAGATTCCAGGAGGGAAAATGAACTTCCTGATTTCCCCCACATTGATGAGTTTTTTACTCTTAACTCAACACCATCTAGATCTGCCTATGATGAACCCCATTTGCTTGTCAACATAGAGAAACAGAAACTAGAGTTGGAAAAACGACGCCTGGATATTGAGGCCGAAAGACTGCAGGTAGAAAAGGAACGCCTGCAGATTGAGAAGGAGCGGCTGCGGCATTTAGACATGGAGCATGAGCGGCTTCAGCTGGAGAAGGAGCGGCTGCAGATTGAAAGAGAGAAGCTGAGGTTACAGATAGTGAATTCAGAGAAACCATCTTTGGAAAACGAACTTGGTCAAGGGGAAAAGTCCCTGCTTCAACCACAGGACATAGAAACAGAGAAGTTAAAACTTGAGCGAGAACGCTTGCAACTGGAAAAAGATAGGCTGCAGTTTTTGAAGTTTGAATCCGAGAAGCTGCAGATTGAAAAGGAACGTTTGCaagtagagaaagaaagactTCGAATTCAGAAGGAAGGACACTTGCAGTGA